The DNA segment CTGAAGACCTAGAAGTTGAAGTTTTTCTCCATCTGGTGCAAAAATATTCAAGGTACcgcttttttctttctttttgtcCTGAAGGTACCGTGCGAGTGTAGATCAGTAGTGCTTCATTGTTTTGCTAGCAATCAACCCTGAAGGTGCTATGTTTTCGTTGATTAGTTTTTAGTGGGAAGCTCTCGAAAACCTTTCATTTTAGGCACATCCTTAACATCTGAAAATCTGtgatgttaattttttttaataggtTTTATCTTCTTTAATCTTgaattctctctctctctctctctctctctctctctctctctctctctctctctctcctcTCCCTCCCTCCCTCTCCTTGTTTGGTTGTGTTATGGTTAATATGGCTCTTATCATGTTGATATTTTGGTAGTCTACTCTGGATGCTCCTGTGTCCCTCTGGAATTTCCTGTTTGAGTTTTACATTAACTTCATTTTCTATTTCATGTATATTTTTTTGTGAATTGATAGTtccatttttttccttttaaacGTGCGCATGAAGCCAGTTATATACAACATTTTACCAATATTTTTTAATCTGACAGTCCCACACGAAAGATATCGAGTTAGGGTTGTGGGTTTTAGGGTTCAGGTCAGATCGGGTTGGACCAAAATCTGACCCAAAAAAATTTGTGTTGGGTGGGGTTCGAGTTGACCTGAATTAAGAATCAAGAATCAGGTAACCCATCAACCTGAACCCACCCCACCAGACCCATTTATCTTCTTTTCAAGGTTTGACTCGTACAAAAAGGTATAAAACGATGGAGAAATGGAGTTTGAATTTTGAAAGATACTTTGGATGCTTGAAGAGTGAAGACGTTTTATTGTATACGGCATATATTAACATTATAAATTTTCATTGTGTGAAATGTATTTTGTGAAATATTTGAATTCTCAAAACAATTGTTTCTTTTGTGGAAAATTAATAGTTTGTACGATTAGatttttaaaaacatatatcattTTTAGGTGAGGTCTTGTCAAtatgtgtttaaattaaattattattattattattcttgtTATGTGCTTtggatttttatttaattattttgttcaagaataaaataataatgttGCATGGGAGAAAATCAGATCTGGTTGGTTCAGGTTTATAGTTTTAGGGTTGGTTCGGGTTGGGAAAGTTTTTGAAATACCTTTCGACCCGACCCGAGGTGACACCCCTAAGCTTTGTACAACCTGGTAGCCAGCATCGCTGTCTTCTGCCTACATGCCTTACATTCCCCCTTTCCCTAATTCTCATCCTGATGACTGACATCCCTTaaaacttttggaaccattgcTTGTTCTCTCATTGCGAAATATTAATGCAAATGTTCTATATCAGTTTGGCTGCAACATTATCTTTACACGAGTGCATATATTTATGTGTTTGTTTATTGGAAAATATATGTGCGCTTTTAATTGAAATCCCAACTTCTAAGCTTTATGCATCCTTACTTTCCCTAGTGAAGGACCAGAAAGTTTTCCTAGCACAAACGGTAGCCCAACAAATTCTGATGGATTAAATAATCTAGAAATGGGACTCAACCAGTGGAAGTTACAGAAGCTTGCAGCTCTAGGAATAGGAGCTTCAGAGCTCCGCTCGTTGATATTAAAGGTTTTGTAGCTTCCATTGTTTTCTCTTATTTTTGTGTTTATGTGTGTTATATATTGACTCACTTTAGTCTTCAGAGTGGTGGGATGCTTACTTTAGAGAAAATGTTTGAATCGGTAACAAATGATTgtattttgtttgtttttatgCTATGTTTATATTATTAACACTGACTCAGTTTCCATGCTACTGCAGTTGGCTGGGAGATTATCTGGAAAgttatttttggaagctgctaAATATCAAGTAAAGAAACAAGTTATGAAAAAGGTTCATATTGACAGCTCTTTCTGTTAGTTTGCCAGTTACATTTCTGGGATGCAGTAGTTGTAGATTTTCTTGATTTAGGTTCTGAATATTgcatttaattttttcttttcagGGCGGGCAGTTGGCAGCAATTAACCTAGAATCTGGAGTAGCATTGCTGGCCGCCAGACAGGTTCTATTTCTGTTTTTTGAAACCGTTGATTGAGTGCCACTTCGATTCAATGTAACTTCTCATTTTTGTCCTTTGGTTTGGTGCATTTTGTTATAATATTATGACATTGAAATGAATTTTGTGGTGTTCCTAAATCTAATCTCCTCAGAtctcaatgaaaataatttgtATGGCATCCTTTGGCCCAGATTTTTTGTGCCTGGCGCCCATAATAACTATGACATTGGCCCTTAGAAAACCAGCTCCCATGATGTAGAAATTTAATCCATCATCAACAACCGCGGGTgcttagttatatatatatttttctaaaTTACTGTCTTATGGATATATCGTGATCAATAGCGACAAAAAGTTTgaagttgtgtttttgttataACTGGCGCATGGAACAGGGACTTAAAGCTGCGGCCACTCGATACTTGGGGATAAGAGGCATTGCTCAGTTACTTGGCCCACTGTATGAGCCATGctttatgaaaatctatttcTTTTACGGTTCTTCAGAGTAGTATTACTCTCATCATAAAACATACAgtttttcttggttttccatcccATCTCTTGCATCCGTTTTCAACTTGTGTAGGATGTGGGGTACCCTTCTAGCAGATGTTGTCATTCAGATGCTCGGAACTGATTACGCTAGGATTTTGCGAGCCGTATACGCACTTGCTCAAGTAATGACGCTTCATGTTTCTTTAATCTATATTTAATTTGTCGTTCACAATCTCAGATCGCAATGAAATCATTCTTGATTCTAGACCTCCAAGCTTTCAACATCCCTTAAATTTATCCATGCGAGTTTTCTTctacattttttgttttatgaacTTATGCTGTTACCTGTCCCAGATTCGAATGTTCCGCTCCCATAAAACAGCGTCTGAAATGATGTGAGACAGGGGCAATGTTTCTTCAATGTTGTTTCGTGGAGAAGGTTGATCTTTGATCGTGGCTGTAATGGCATTAGAGGTGTTTCCTTGCTATGAACGAGCATATGCATCGTTAAGGGCATTATTTGAAGATGACTGCTGGTTGTACATACATAGCGTTTGAAATGTTATATATCTAgtgttcattttattttttgagttGCAGTATTTATTTGCGCATGCAGCCCGTGCGTTACAGTCGCTTGAGTCTTTTTATCAAATCTAGTAGTACATAAATTCCCATATACCTTATGGCCCATTGTCAAAAAAAATCTTCCAATCAATATAAGTGTCATGTAATTACATCCTCTTTCTCAATGAATTGTTATTGACATTAAATTTAGTGTTCCTATTTCGCATGCTCACATTGAATAAGTAAAAGAACTAAGGGAGATTGGAGCTTAAAGACGGATAAAATGGAACTCCAAATATAATCTAAACTTCATTCTCTGTCTTTCTTGGAATAGAATCTGTGAACCACATAGAAAAAGAGTCCATAAAGCACTCTCCACGACACCGCGATACCTATCACAGTAAACAAAGCCTCAATTTTCTGTGCATCAATCGTGTACAAGATATCTTCAAGAATCGATCTGCAGCTTCTTTCCAATTTTTCCAGTCTCGTTTTACGCTGTATTTTCATCTTAGTTTTTTCGGGGATGTGAGGCAACGGTCCCTGCTCGGTCCATCGATGGTTATTCGATCCCTTGAATGCTGAAGTGTGAGTACAGAAGAATGTGTATAGAGTGCTAGTTGCGAACATTACTTTGTGATGAATGATGTTTATGCTGATTAGCAGATGGATTATATACCGAGTCATTTGCTCTGATATGAAGTAGTGTAAAGAATGAAGCGTCATAGATATTATA comes from the Henckelia pumila isolate YLH828 chromosome 1, ASM3356847v2, whole genome shotgun sequence genome and includes:
- the LOC140889250 gene encoding uncharacterized protein isoform X1, with amino-acid sequence MLKAPPMSLPPTVATVPPLSSRPTTYQPLFSFQHNLSSNLNSPFFLKSLRSDINRGPTLRILLRRPHASISTHPMEVSANNAYDPELRSVLELATDSELYELERILFGASYFSPLLKSITKKAEVDYVMIGEDPDERDNFISMLEDRFFYLAADARSTLRGWRPSYRNVLLELRKKLSIPCSTKLLAEDLEVEVFLHLVQKYSSEGPESFPSTNGSPTNSDGLNNLEMGLNQWKLQKLAALGIGASELRSLILKSGGMLTLEKMFESLAGRLSGKLFLEAAKYQVKKQVMKKGGQLAAINLESGVALLAARQGLKAAATRYLGIRGIAQLLGPLMWGTLLADVVIQMLGTDYARILRAVYALAQIRMFRSHKTASEMM
- the LOC140889250 gene encoding uncharacterized protein isoform X2 codes for the protein MLKAPPMSLPPTVATVPPLSSRPTTYQPLFSFQHNLSSNLNSPFFLKSLRSDINRGPTLRILLRRPHASISTHPMVSANNAYDPELRSVLELATDSELYELERILFGASYFSPLLKSITKKAEVDYVMIGEDPDERDNFISMLEDRFFYLAADARSTLRGWRPSYRNVLLELRKKLSIPCSTKLLAEDLEVEVFLHLVQKYSSEGPESFPSTNGSPTNSDGLNNLEMGLNQWKLQKLAALGIGASELRSLILKSGGMLTLEKMFESLAGRLSGKLFLEAAKYQVKKQVMKKGGQLAAINLESGVALLAARQGLKAAATRYLGIRGIAQLLGPLMWGTLLADVVIQMLGTDYARILRAVYALAQIRMFRSHKTASEMM
- the LOC140889250 gene encoding uncharacterized protein isoform X5, producing MIGEDPDERDNFISMLEDRFFYLAADARSTLRGWRPSYRNVLLELRKKLSIPCSTKLLAEDLEVEVFLHLVQKYSSEGPESFPSTNGSPTNSDGLNNLEMGLNQWKLQKLAALGIGASELRSLILKSGGMLTLEKMFESLAGRLSGKLFLEAAKYQVKKQVMKKGGQLAAINLESGVALLAARQGLKAAATRYLGIRGIAQLLGPLMWGTLLADVVIQMLGTDYARILRAVYALAQIRMFRSHKTASEMM